A genomic segment from Actinomadura hallensis encodes:
- a CDS encoding QsdR family transcriptional regulator, giving the protein MNGTPVPPDGRARPQSGTSGPPGRRAGGAGPAAALAAASAHYLRGEPIDMSALAAELGVGRATLYRWVGSREQLLGAVLAEMTERTYRVSTRGVGGSGPERILMLLDRFMRAVVDAEPLKAFTEREPRLFIRLATMPGTIEDRCTELLTEELQAEIDRGAMRAPLPTRTLAQAIVRVADSFMYAHYLGGNRPEIDQALEVVELLLRPCQSGASGAGGDAGANGRGISEAG; this is encoded by the coding sequence ATGAACGGCACCCCCGTTCCCCCGGACGGCCGCGCCAGGCCGCAGTCCGGGACGTCCGGGCCGCCCGGCCGGAGGGCCGGGGGCGCCGGGCCCGCCGCCGCGCTCGCCGCCGCCTCCGCGCACTACCTGCGGGGCGAGCCGATCGACATGTCCGCGCTGGCCGCCGAGCTCGGCGTCGGCCGCGCCACCCTGTACCGCTGGGTGGGCAGCCGCGAGCAGCTCCTCGGGGCCGTCCTCGCGGAGATGACCGAGCGGACCTACCGCGTCTCGACGCGCGGCGTGGGCGGCAGCGGCCCCGAGCGGATCCTCATGCTGCTCGACAGGTTCATGCGCGCCGTGGTGGACGCCGAGCCGCTCAAGGCGTTCACCGAGCGCGAGCCCCGGCTCTTCATCCGGCTGGCCACGATGCCGGGCACGATCGAGGACCGCTGCACCGAGCTGCTCACCGAGGAGCTGCAGGCCGAGATCGACCGCGGGGCGATGCGGGCGCCCCTGCCGACCCGCACCCTCGCCCAGGCGATCGTCCGGGTCGCCGACTCGTTCATGTACGCGCACTACCTGGGCGGGAACCGGCCGGAGATCGACCAGGCGCTGGAGGTCGTCGAGCTTCTGCTGCGCCCGTGCCAGAGCGGCGCGTCGGGGGCCGGGGGCGACGCCGGAGCCAACGGCCGGGGAATCTCCGAGGCCGGTTGA
- a CDS encoding ABC1 kinase family protein has protein sequence MSDIPRRAVTRTAKLASLPIGFAGRTALGFGKRTIGRPAEAVALEVQRRTAEQLFAVLGELKGGAMKVGQLLSIFEAGLPEEIAGPFRASLTRLQEAAPPMPAATTHRVLAEGLGEDWREMFAEFDDEPAAAASIGQVHKAVWRDGRTVAVKVQYPGAAQALMSDFNQISRLSRLFTPLFPGVEVKPVIADLKRRLEKELDYVDEARAQTAFHEAYADDPDFVVPAVVAQSGNVLVTEWLDGTPLAKVIAEGDQELRNRAGMLLFRFLLSGPARCEMIHIDPHPGNFRMMDDGRLGVMDFGGAARVPAELQWSIGRLTRIGTLGDPDEIVDALFEEGFLVPDAEVDPQEVADLIGPHAAPFAVDRFRYSREWMREQTAHGLGVAADMRPGALARQFRFPPQYLAVSRALTGGGGVLCQLETEGNFRAEVERWLPGFTDDGPDADDPGRPDEATA, from the coding sequence GTGAGTGACATTCCCCGCCGCGCGGTGACGCGGACCGCCAAGCTGGCGTCGCTGCCGATCGGCTTCGCCGGGCGGACCGCGCTCGGGTTCGGCAAGCGGACGATCGGCCGCCCCGCCGAGGCCGTGGCGCTGGAGGTCCAGCGCCGCACCGCCGAGCAGCTGTTCGCCGTCCTCGGCGAGCTCAAGGGCGGCGCCATGAAGGTCGGGCAGCTGCTGTCGATCTTCGAGGCCGGGCTGCCGGAGGAGATCGCGGGACCGTTCCGCGCCAGCCTGACCCGGCTGCAGGAGGCCGCGCCCCCGATGCCCGCCGCCACCACCCACCGTGTCCTCGCCGAGGGCCTCGGGGAGGACTGGCGCGAGATGTTCGCCGAGTTCGACGACGAGCCGGCCGCCGCCGCGTCCATCGGGCAGGTCCACAAGGCGGTGTGGCGCGACGGCCGCACCGTGGCGGTGAAGGTCCAGTACCCCGGCGCCGCGCAGGCGCTGATGAGCGACTTCAACCAGATCTCCCGCCTCAGCAGGCTCTTCACGCCGCTGTTCCCCGGCGTGGAGGTGAAGCCGGTCATCGCCGACCTCAAGCGGCGGCTGGAGAAGGAGCTCGACTACGTCGACGAGGCCCGCGCCCAGACCGCCTTCCACGAGGCCTACGCCGACGACCCCGACTTCGTCGTCCCCGCCGTGGTCGCCCAGTCCGGCAACGTCCTGGTCACCGAGTGGCTGGACGGCACGCCGCTCGCCAAGGTCATCGCCGAGGGCGACCAGGAGCTGCGGAACCGCGCGGGCATGCTGCTGTTCCGCTTCCTGCTGTCCGGCCCGGCCCGCTGCGAGATGATCCACATCGACCCGCACCCGGGCAACTTCCGCATGATGGACGACGGGCGCCTCGGCGTCATGGACTTCGGCGGCGCCGCCCGCGTCCCGGCCGAGCTGCAGTGGTCGATCGGGCGGCTGACCCGCATCGGGACGCTCGGCGACCCCGACGAGATCGTCGACGCCCTCTTCGAGGAGGGCTTCCTCGTCCCCGACGCCGAGGTGGACCCGCAGGAGGTCGCCGACCTCATCGGGCCGCACGCCGCCCCGTTCGCGGTGGACCGGTTCCGCTACTCCCGCGAGTGGATGCGCGAGCAGACCGCCCACGGCCTGGGCGTCGCCGCGGACATGCGGCCGGGCGCCCTCGCCCGCCAGTTCCGGTTCCCGCCCCAGTACCTCGCCGTCAGCCGCGCCCTGACCGGGGGCGGCGGCGTGCTGTGCCAGCTGGAGACCGAGGGCAACTTCCGCGCCGAGGTCGAACGCTGGCTGCCCGGCTTCACCGACGACGGCCCCGACGCCGACGACCCCGGGCGCCCGGACGAGGCCACCGCCTGA
- a CDS encoding serine hydrolase domain-containing protein, producing the protein MRRRPWTLALPAAALSLALSAPYPFLTAAPAHAAAPSLSPSSAGAGAHAFPPPAPPPASVTGHSAGFDPLHPSSDPLELRDAHRPLSVTYVHGGRVRTLRDYLARTGTQGFVVLDGRDVVHEHYFAANRDSLFQSWSMAKSFTSAAVGIAIGEGHIDSADDPVTRYVPELAGTAYDGVSLLDLLRMSSGIDWEETSDVPFVHVAASLGHPLTDLAKRQKRGWEPGTRFEYTSMNTFVLAWAVAKATGVPYHRYVQRKIWEPAGMASKAYLGNDSNGNSMGYCCYYATARDFARFGLLYLNGGKSRGRQVVPASWVARSTRPSAPFNRGYGLQWWLGEDGRFSASGLGGQLIWVSPRHGVVIVKSTLYTFAGGEETEAAFQAVAAEVARARTARAG; encoded by the coding sequence ATGCGCCGCAGGCCCTGGACGCTCGCGCTCCCCGCCGCCGCCCTGTCCCTGGCCCTGTCCGCCCCGTACCCGTTCCTGACCGCCGCCCCCGCACACGCCGCCGCCCCCTCCCTCTCCCCCTCGTCCGCAGGCGCCGGCGCCCACGCGTTCCCGCCGCCCGCGCCGCCGCCCGCCTCCGTCACCGGGCACAGCGCCGGCTTCGACCCGCTGCACCCCTCGTCCGACCCCCTCGAACTGCGGGACGCGCACCGGCCGCTCTCGGTCACCTACGTCCACGGCGGCCGCGTCCGCACGCTCCGCGACTACCTGGCCCGCACGGGCACCCAGGGCTTCGTCGTCCTGGACGGCCGCGACGTCGTCCACGAGCACTACTTCGCCGCGAACCGCGACAGCCTCTTCCAGTCGTGGTCGATGGCGAAGTCGTTCACCTCCGCCGCGGTCGGCATCGCGATCGGCGAGGGGCACATCGACTCCGCCGACGACCCGGTCACCCGCTACGTCCCCGAGCTGGCGGGCACCGCCTACGACGGCGTCTCGCTGCTGGACCTGCTGCGGATGTCGTCGGGGATCGACTGGGAGGAGACCTCCGACGTCCCGTTCGTCCACGTCGCCGCCAGCCTCGGGCATCCGCTCACCGACCTGGCGAAGCGGCAGAAGCGCGGCTGGGAGCCGGGGACGAGGTTCGAGTACACGAGCATGAACACGTTCGTCCTCGCCTGGGCCGTCGCCAAGGCGACCGGCGTGCCGTACCACCGCTACGTCCAGCGGAAGATCTGGGAACCGGCCGGGATGGCGTCCAAGGCGTACCTGGGCAACGACTCCAACGGCAACAGCATGGGGTACTGCTGCTACTACGCCACGGCCCGGGACTTCGCGCGCTTCGGCCTGCTCTACCTGAACGGCGGCAAGTCCCGCGGGAGGCAGGTCGTGCCCGCCTCCTGGGTGGCACGCTCCACCCGTCCCTCCGCGCCCTTCAACCGGGGCTACGGCCTCCAGTGGTGGCTCGGCGAGGACGGCCGCTTCTCCGCCAGCGGCCTCGGCGGCCAGCTGATCTGGGTCTCGCCGCGGCACGGCGTCGTCATCGTCAAGTCGACGCTGTACACCTTCGCCGGCGGCGAGGAGACCGAGGCCGCGTTCCAGGCCGTCGCCGCCGAGGTCGCCCGAGCCCGCACGGCCCGCGCCGGCTGA
- a CDS encoding cyclase family protein, with translation MSLLSQLLTAVSDGRVEIVDLTAPLSERTPVLRLPEPFANTARFRLEEISRYDDRGPAWYWNDVVTGEHVGTHFDAPVHWVTGRDGEDVSQVPAARLVAPAVVLDASERAAADPGFLLEIDHVRDWEKAHGPLPDGGWLLYRTGWDARCGDEETFLNADETGSHTPGISAECARWLAEETPVIGLGVETVGTDAGGAHAFDPPFPCHAYFLGAGKYGLTQLQNLDRLPARGAVLVASPLPIVGGSGSPARVLALVER, from the coding sequence ATGTCCCTGCTCAGCCAGCTGCTCACCGCCGTCTCCGACGGCCGGGTGGAGATCGTCGACCTGACCGCCCCGCTGTCGGAGCGCACCCCGGTGCTGCGGCTGCCGGAGCCGTTCGCGAACACCGCCCGGTTCCGCCTGGAGGAGATCAGCCGGTACGACGACCGCGGGCCCGCCTGGTACTGGAACGACGTCGTCACGGGCGAGCACGTCGGCACCCACTTCGACGCGCCCGTCCACTGGGTCACCGGGCGCGACGGCGAGGACGTCTCGCAGGTCCCCGCGGCCCGGCTCGTCGCCCCGGCCGTGGTGCTGGACGCCTCCGAGCGGGCCGCCGCCGACCCCGGCTTCCTCCTGGAGATCGACCACGTCCGCGACTGGGAGAAGGCGCACGGGCCGCTGCCCGACGGCGGCTGGCTCCTCTACCGGACGGGCTGGGACGCGCGCTGCGGCGACGAGGAGACCTTCCTCAACGCCGACGAGACCGGCTCGCACACCCCGGGAATCTCGGCGGAGTGCGCGCGGTGGCTCGCCGAGGAGACGCCGGTCATCGGCCTCGGCGTGGAGACCGTCGGCACCGACGCGGGCGGCGCCCACGCGTTCGACCCGCCGTTCCCGTGCCACGCCTACTTCCTCGGCGCCGGCAAGTACGGGCTCACCCAGCTGCAGAACCTGGACCGGCTGCCCGCCCGCGGCGCCGTCCTGGTCGCCTCGCCGCTGCCGATCGTCGGCGGCTCGGGCAGCCCCGCCCGCGTGCTCGCCCTGGTCGAGCGATGA
- a CDS encoding thiamine pyrophosphate-binding protein: MSRAGRAASVAEAVGETLVRLGARTVFGVVGSGNFHVTNALVAAGARFVAARHEAGAATMADAYARVSGELGVVSLHQGPGLTNAVTGIAEAAKSRTPLLVVAGETAAAAVRSNFRVDQAAIAAAVGAVPERVHSPRTALADVARACRTAVAERRTVLLGLPLDIQEAEHPDAEHPDAGHPDAGHPDAGQDPPPARGGPRIPPLPVPPPDAVARLADLLQAAARPVFIAGRGARLAGAREPLLELAARCGALPATSAVARGLFAGDPFALDVSGGFATPAAAELIAGADLVVGWGCSLNMWTTRHGALIGGDARVVQVDVDARALGAHRPVDLGLIGDAAETARAAAAELEARGHSATGYRTEEVADRLAREGRWQDVPYEEHPPGEDDGGPRIDPRTLTIALDRMLPRERTVAVDSGNFMGYPAMFLEVPDDDAFVFTQAFQSVGLGLATAIGAAVARPDRLTVAALGDGGALMSVAELETAVRLGLGLLVVVYDDEAYGAEVHHFGPGGHPLDTVTFPPADLAAIGRGFGCAAATVRRREDLDAVAAWLAGPRDRPMVVDAKVTRDRPAWWLEEAFRGH; this comes from the coding sequence ATGAGCCGCGCCGGCCGGGCGGCGAGCGTCGCGGAGGCCGTGGGCGAGACCCTCGTGCGCCTCGGCGCCCGCACCGTCTTCGGGGTGGTCGGCAGCGGCAACTTCCACGTCACCAACGCGCTGGTCGCGGCCGGCGCGCGGTTCGTCGCCGCCCGGCACGAGGCCGGTGCCGCCACGATGGCCGACGCCTACGCGCGGGTGAGCGGGGAGCTCGGCGTGGTGTCGCTGCACCAGGGGCCGGGGCTGACCAACGCGGTCACCGGCATCGCCGAGGCGGCCAAGAGCCGCACGCCGCTGCTGGTGGTCGCGGGCGAGACGGCCGCGGCCGCCGTCCGCTCCAACTTCCGCGTCGACCAGGCGGCCATCGCCGCGGCGGTCGGCGCCGTCCCCGAGCGGGTCCACTCCCCGCGGACCGCGCTCGCCGACGTGGCCCGCGCCTGCCGCACGGCCGTCGCGGAGCGCCGCACGGTCCTGCTGGGCCTGCCCCTCGACATCCAGGAGGCCGAGCATCCGGACGCCGAGCATCCGGACGCCGGGCATCCGGACGCCGGGCATCCGGACGCCGGGCAGGACCCGCCGCCCGCCCGCGGGGGACCGCGGATCCCGCCGCTGCCGGTGCCGCCGCCGGACGCGGTCGCCCGGCTGGCCGACCTGCTCCAGGCCGCCGCGCGGCCGGTGTTCATCGCCGGGCGCGGCGCGCGGCTGGCGGGCGCCCGCGAGCCCCTCCTGGAACTGGCCGCCCGCTGCGGCGCGCTGCCCGCCACCTCCGCGGTGGCGCGGGGGCTGTTCGCCGGCGACCCGTTCGCCCTGGACGTCAGCGGCGGCTTCGCCACCCCCGCCGCCGCCGAGCTGATCGCCGGCGCGGACCTCGTCGTCGGCTGGGGCTGCTCGCTGAACATGTGGACGACCCGGCACGGCGCCCTCATCGGCGGGGACGCCCGGGTCGTGCAGGTCGACGTGGACGCCCGCGCGCTCGGCGCGCACCGCCCCGTCGACCTCGGCCTCATCGGCGACGCCGCCGAGACCGCGCGGGCCGCCGCCGCGGAGCTGGAGGCGCGCGGCCACTCCGCGACCGGCTACCGCACGGAGGAGGTGGCCGACCGGCTCGCCCGGGAGGGGCGCTGGCAGGACGTCCCCTACGAGGAGCATCCTCCGGGAGAGGACGACGGCGGCCCCCGCATCGACCCGCGGACGCTGACCATCGCCCTCGACCGGATGCTGCCGCGCGAGCGCACCGTCGCCGTCGACTCGGGCAACTTCATGGGCTACCCCGCGATGTTCCTCGAGGTCCCCGACGACGACGCGTTCGTGTTCACCCAGGCGTTCCAGTCGGTCGGGCTCGGCCTGGCGACCGCCATCGGCGCCGCCGTGGCCCGCCCCGACCGGCTCACCGTCGCGGCGCTCGGCGACGGCGGCGCGCTGATGTCGGTCGCAGAGCTGGAGACGGCCGTCCGGCTCGGGCTCGGGCTGCTCGTGGTCGTCTACGACGACGAGGCGTACGGCGCGGAGGTCCACCACTTCGGCCCCGGCGGGCATCCGCTGGACACCGTCACGTTCCCGCCCGCCGACCTGGCCGCGATCGGCCGCGGTTTCGGCTGCGCGGCGGCGACCGTCCGGCGGCGCGAGGACCTCGACGCGGTGGCGGCCTGGCTGGCCGGCCCCCGCGACCGTCCGATGGTCGTGGACGCCAAGGTGACGCGGGACAGGCCCGCCTGGTGGCTGGAGGAGGCCTTCCGCGGCCACTGA
- a CDS encoding MIP/aquaporin family protein, with translation MTRGPKVPGLAGELMAEFAGTMILILFGVGVVAQVIAGSGLGDPQSLGDHDSIAWAWGIGVTLGVYVSARISGGHINPAVTVAFACFKGFPWRKVLPYSLAQIAGAFAGALIVRWNYSEILQRFDPGLTEKSHIVFSTMPGNGTLPIGTWGAFRDQVIGTAILLFLVMALIDLRNAPPLANLAPFMIGLIVVAIGMAFGSAAGYAINPARDLGPRLVQFLTGYDNPWSDQYGNLYFWVPIAGPLIGAVVGAALYVLLIGRNLPGEKEATVEVVERRPDYEVS, from the coding sequence ATGACGCGAGGGCCGAAGGTCCCGGGACTCGCCGGGGAGCTGATGGCGGAGTTCGCCGGGACGATGATCCTGATCCTTTTCGGGGTGGGCGTCGTCGCGCAGGTCATCGCGGGGAGCGGGCTGGGGGACCCGCAGAGCCTGGGGGACCACGACAGCATCGCGTGGGCGTGGGGCATCGGGGTGACCCTCGGCGTGTACGTCTCGGCCCGCATCAGCGGCGGCCACATCAACCCGGCCGTCACCGTCGCCTTCGCGTGCTTCAAGGGCTTCCCGTGGCGCAAGGTGCTGCCGTACTCCCTCGCGCAGATCGCGGGGGCGTTCGCGGGCGCGCTGATCGTCCGGTGGAACTACAGCGAGATCCTGCAGCGGTTCGACCCCGGGCTGACGGAGAAGTCGCACATCGTGTTCTCGACCATGCCCGGCAACGGGACGCTGCCGATCGGGACGTGGGGGGCGTTCCGCGACCAGGTGATCGGCACCGCGATCCTGCTGTTCCTGGTGATGGCCCTGATCGACCTGCGCAACGCGCCGCCGCTGGCGAACCTGGCCCCGTTCATGATCGGGCTGATCGTGGTGGCGATCGGGATGGCGTTCGGCTCGGCCGCCGGGTACGCGATCAACCCCGCCCGCGACCTCGGCCCGCGGCTCGTCCAGTTCCTGACGGGTTACGACAACCCCTGGAGCGATCAGTACGGGAACCTGTATTTCTGGGTCCCGATCGCGGGGCCGCTCATCGGCGCAGTCGTCGGCGCCGCGCTCTACGTCCTGCTCATCGGCCGCAACCTCCCCGGCGAGAAGGAGGCGACGGTCGAGGTCGTGGAGCGCCGGCCGGATTACGAGGTTTCCTGA
- the glpK gene encoding glycerol kinase GlpK, giving the protein MADFVGALDQGTTSTRFMIFDHGGNEVARHQLEHEQIMPRAGWVEHNPTEIWERTRAVVQTAMNRANLTHADLAAFGITNQRETAVVWNRRTGRPYYNAIVWQDTRTDRIASALERDGRGDTIRHRAGLPPATYFSGGKVQWILENVDGVREAAEKGDAVFGNVDTWVLWNLTGGPDGGVHVTDPTNASRTMLMDLETLDWDDELLSFFGIPRQMLPEIRPSSAPEPYGVTRADGPVGGEVPLTGILGDQQAATVGQVCFAPGEAKNTYGTGNFLLLNTGEELVRSKAGMLTTVCYKFGDARPVYALEGSIAVTGSAVQWLRDQLGIISGAAQSESLARQVDDNGGVYFVPAFSGLFAPYWRSDARGAIVGLSRFNTNAHLARATLESICYQSRDVVEAMREDSGVALDVLKVDGGVTANELCMQLQADILGVPVSRPVVAETTALGAAYAAGLAVGFWNGTDELRRNWNEDRRWEPTWDEERRRAGYAGWKKAVERTYGWVDVD; this is encoded by the coding sequence ATGGCCGACTTCGTCGGAGCGCTCGACCAGGGCACCACCAGCACCCGATTCATGATCTTCGACCACGGCGGCAACGAGGTCGCCCGCCACCAGCTCGAGCACGAGCAGATCATGCCGCGGGCGGGCTGGGTCGAGCACAACCCGACCGAGATCTGGGAGCGGACCAGGGCCGTCGTGCAGACGGCGATGAACCGCGCGAACCTCACCCACGCCGACCTCGCCGCGTTCGGGATCACCAACCAGCGCGAGACCGCCGTGGTGTGGAACCGGCGCACCGGCCGCCCGTACTACAACGCGATCGTCTGGCAGGACACCCGCACCGACCGCATCGCCTCCGCGCTCGAGCGGGACGGCCGGGGCGACACCATCCGGCACCGCGCCGGCCTGCCGCCCGCCACGTACTTCTCCGGCGGCAAGGTCCAGTGGATCCTGGAGAACGTCGACGGCGTCCGCGAGGCGGCCGAGAAGGGCGACGCGGTCTTCGGGAACGTCGACACGTGGGTGCTGTGGAACCTGACGGGCGGCCCGGACGGCGGCGTGCACGTCACCGACCCGACCAACGCCAGCCGCACCATGCTGATGGACCTGGAGACCCTGGACTGGGACGACGAGCTGCTGTCGTTCTTCGGCATCCCGCGGCAGATGCTCCCCGAGATCAGGCCGTCCTCGGCGCCCGAGCCGTACGGCGTGACGCGCGCGGACGGCCCCGTCGGCGGCGAGGTCCCCCTCACCGGGATCCTGGGCGACCAGCAGGCCGCCACGGTCGGGCAGGTGTGCTTCGCCCCCGGCGAGGCCAAGAACACCTACGGCACCGGCAACTTCCTGCTGCTCAACACCGGTGAGGAGCTGGTCAGGTCCAAGGCCGGGATGCTCACCACCGTCTGCTACAAGTTCGGCGACGCCCGGCCCGTGTACGCGCTGGAGGGCTCGATCGCGGTGACGGGGTCGGCGGTGCAGTGGCTGCGCGACCAGCTGGGCATCATCTCCGGCGCGGCGCAGAGCGAGTCGCTGGCCCGGCAGGTCGACGACAACGGCGGCGTCTACTTCGTGCCCGCCTTCTCGGGCCTGTTCGCCCCCTACTGGCGGTCGGACGCCCGCGGCGCCATCGTCGGCCTGTCGCGCTTCAACACCAACGCGCACCTGGCCCGCGCCACCCTGGAGTCGATCTGCTATCAGTCCCGCGACGTGGTCGAGGCCATGCGGGAGGACTCCGGCGTCGCCCTGGACGTGCTCAAGGTCGACGGCGGCGTCACCGCCAACGAGCTGTGCATGCAACTCCAGGCCGACATCCTCGGCGTCCCGGTGTCGCGGCCCGTCGTGGCCGAGACCACCGCACTCGGCGCCGCGTACGCCGCCGGCCTGGCCGTCGGCTTCTGGAACGGCACCGACGAGCTCCGCCGGAACTGGAACGAGGACCGGCGCTGGGAGCCCACCTGGGACGAGGAGCGCCGCCGCGCCGGCTACGCGGGCTGGAAGAAGGCCGTCGAGCGCACCTACGGGTGGGTGGACGTGGACTGA
- a CDS encoding S1 family peptidase, whose translation MTRRRLAAAALAAASAAALGAGTLATASAAQAAPAPAAPAPHERAEVDFTGIVALSNCSGSIVRGPRSRDTDAALVMTNGHCLETGMPGAGEVVVDQPSSRTFTLLDRTGTKELGTLRATRIEYATMTDTDVAVYRLDTTYAAIRARHGVPALRLSAARPQDGTPIRVVSGYWKTIYSCKIDETVHRLREAEWTWKNSLRYTPECQTIGGTSGSPVVDARTRHVVGVNNTGNEDGERCTLNNPCEVDRRGNVTVRQGINYGQQTYQLARCLGKGNDVVLDRKCALPRP comes from the coding sequence ATGACCCGACGCCGCCTCGCCGCCGCGGCCCTCGCCGCCGCCTCCGCCGCCGCCCTGGGCGCCGGCACGCTCGCCACCGCGAGCGCCGCCCAGGCCGCGCCCGCCCCGGCCGCACCCGCCCCGCACGAGCGCGCGGAGGTGGACTTCACCGGGATCGTCGCGCTCAGCAACTGCTCGGGCTCCATCGTCCGGGGACCGCGTTCCCGCGACACCGACGCGGCGCTGGTCATGACCAACGGCCACTGCCTGGAGACGGGCATGCCCGGCGCCGGCGAGGTCGTCGTCGACCAGCCGTCGTCCCGGACGTTCACGCTCCTCGACCGGACCGGGACCAAGGAGCTCGGCACCCTGCGGGCCACCCGCATCGAGTACGCCACGATGACCGACACCGACGTGGCGGTCTACCGGCTCGACACCACCTACGCGGCCATCCGCGCGCGCCACGGCGTGCCCGCGCTGCGCCTGTCCGCGGCCAGGCCACAGGACGGCACCCCGATCCGGGTCGTGTCGGGCTACTGGAAGACGATCTACAGCTGCAAGATCGACGAGACCGTCCACCGGCTGCGCGAGGCGGAGTGGACCTGGAAGAACTCGCTGCGCTACACCCCCGAGTGCCAGACCATCGGCGGCACGTCCGGCTCGCCGGTCGTCGACGCGCGGACCCGCCACGTCGTCGGGGTCAACAACACCGGCAACGAGGACGGCGAGCGCTGCACGCTGAACAACCCGTGCGAGGTCGACCGGAGGGGCAACGTCACCGTCCGCCAGGGGATCAACTACGGGCAGCAGACGTACCAGCTCGCCCGCTGCCTCGGCAAGGGCAACGACGTCGTGCTGGACAGGAAGTGCGCTCTGCCCAGGCCGTGA
- a CDS encoding SigB/SigF/SigG family RNA polymerase sigma factor, translating to MASAQPSTRFDDGQAEDLLAEMNRLAEDDPRRERLRARIVELHAPLVRGVARRYAGRGEPIDDLQQVAYLGLVKAINRFDPGIGDRFVTYAYPVVTGEVKRHFRDKTWGVRVSRRIQELRPLLQRTVQEYTRENGTSPTTAQIAALMGITEEETVEVIVACDAYRPLSLEAPADGSQSGDHGTVGEYLGSEDPALDAFIDGHALGPLIDELPERERTILLLRFFGNKTQTQIAEHIGLSQMHVSRLLRATLDRLRTGLLAER from the coding sequence ATGGCGTCGGCGCAGCCCAGCACGCGTTTCGACGACGGACAAGCAGAGGACCTGCTGGCGGAGATGAACCGGCTCGCCGAGGACGATCCCAGACGAGAGCGGCTGCGGGCGCGCATCGTCGAACTGCACGCACCTCTCGTGCGCGGCGTCGCGCGCCGGTACGCCGGCCGCGGGGAGCCCATCGACGACCTCCAGCAGGTGGCCTATCTGGGGCTCGTGAAGGCCATCAACCGGTTCGACCCCGGGATCGGGGACCGGTTCGTCACCTACGCCTACCCGGTCGTGACCGGCGAGGTGAAGCGGCACTTCCGCGACAAGACCTGGGGCGTCCGGGTGTCGCGCCGCATCCAGGAGCTGCGCCCCCTCCTGCAGCGCACCGTCCAGGAGTACACCCGCGAGAACGGCACGTCCCCCACCACCGCGCAGATCGCCGCGCTCATGGGCATCACCGAGGAGGAGACCGTCGAGGTCATCGTCGCGTGCGACGCCTACCGCCCGCTGTCGCTGGAGGCCCCGGCGGACGGGTCGCAGTCCGGCGACCACGGCACGGTCGGCGAATACCTCGGGTCCGAGGACCCGGCGCTGGACGCGTTCATCGACGGGCACGCCCTCGGCCCGCTGATCGACGAGCTTCCCGAGCGGGAGCGGACGATCCTGCTGCTGCGGTTCTTCGGCAACAAGACCCAGACGCAGATCGCCGAGCACATCGGGCTGTCGCAGATGCACGTCTCACGGCTGCTCAGGGCCACCCTGGACCGGCTCCGCACCGGGCTCCTCGCGGAGCGGTGA
- a CDS encoding SRPBCC family protein, with product MSPFREKAGESGGRRSVRVPYPVKGGSHRNRLRRGVTGRITEQRPDERVSWTSLEGPTHAGVVTFRRLDATTTRVTVRLEIDPERFAERAGARLGALGRRVKGDLRRFKTVVESGGARGTGGRSGRVRRTAPRGL from the coding sequence ATGTCTCCCTTCAGAGAGAAGGCCGGCGAGTCCGGAGGCCGTCGCTCGGTGCGGGTCCCTTACCCGGTAAAAGGCGGATCACACCGAAACCGCCTCCGGCGCGGGGTTACAGGCCGGATCACCGAGCAGCGCCCCGACGAGCGCGTCTCCTGGACGTCGCTGGAGGGCCCGACCCACGCGGGGGTGGTGACCTTCCGCCGCCTGGACGCGACCACGACGCGCGTCACCGTCCGGCTGGAGATCGATCCGGAGCGGTTCGCGGAGAGGGCCGGCGCCCGCCTCGGCGCCCTCGGGCGACGCGTCAAGGGGGACCTGCGGCGCTTCAAGACCGTCGTCGAGTCCGGCGGCGCGCGGGGGACCGGCGGCCGGAGCGGACGGGTCCGCCGCACCGCCCCGCGCGGCCTGTGA